The proteins below are encoded in one region of Halalkalicoccus jeotgali B3:
- a CDS encoding ribonuclease P protein component 1 — MALTPETIARHELNGLCVRVVAADSPDSVGIAGRVVSESEKTLVIRDTRDKRVPKSGTTFEFRLDATDEAAGPRKGAETAGKHARDPVAYVTVDGDRLLSRPARRTETTGDSPWR; from the coding sequence ATGGCACTCACACCCGAGACCATCGCGCGACACGAACTCAACGGCCTGTGCGTACGGGTCGTTGCTGCCGATAGTCCCGACTCCGTCGGGATTGCCGGCCGTGTCGTCTCCGAGAGCGAGAAGACTCTCGTGATCCGCGATACTCGGGACAAGCGAGTGCCGAAATCGGGCACGACGTTCGAGTTCCGACTCGACGCCACAGATGAAGCCGCGGGTCCCCGCAAGGGGGCCGAGACCGCCGGGAAACACGCACGCGACCCGGTGGCTTACGTTACGGTGGATGGCGACAGACTGCTCTCACGACCCGCCCGACGCACCGAAACCACAGGTGATTCACCATGGCGATAG
- a CDS encoding 50S ribosomal protein L3, translating to MPQPSRPRKGSLGFGPRTRATSEVPRFNSWPDDDGQPALQGFAGYKAGMSHVVMVNDEANSPLEGTEQTVPVTIVETPPMRAVALRAYEQTAYGMQPRGEVWAEEFDDELDRALDLPSEADPSARDDLETALEEGKVDDLRVITHTSPASLRGVPKKKPDVMETRVGGGSLAERAEFAFGLLDEGGEHEATDVFRAGEYLDVSGVTKGKGTQGPVKRWGVQKRKGKHARQGWRRRIGNLGPWNPSRVRSTVPQQGQTGYHQRTELNKRLLALGEEDDVNPDGGLVNYGEVSGPYTLIKGSLPGPDKRVLRFRPAIRPNDQPRLDPEVRYVSTSSNQG from the coding sequence ATGCCACAACCAAGCAGACCACGCAAAGGCTCGTTAGGGTTCGGCCCACGGACGCGCGCAACCAGCGAGGTGCCGCGCTTTAACTCGTGGCCGGACGACGACGGACAGCCAGCGCTGCAGGGATTCGCCGGCTACAAGGCCGGTATGAGCCACGTGGTGATGGTCAACGACGAGGCCAACTCGCCGCTTGAAGGCACCGAGCAGACGGTGCCCGTCACCATTGTGGAGACCCCGCCCATGCGGGCGGTCGCTCTGCGCGCGTACGAACAGACAGCCTACGGGATGCAGCCCCGTGGTGAGGTCTGGGCCGAGGAGTTCGATGACGAACTCGATCGCGCTCTGGACCTCCCCTCGGAGGCCGACCCGTCGGCCCGAGACGACCTCGAAACGGCGCTCGAAGAGGGCAAGGTCGATGACCTCCGGGTCATCACCCACACCTCGCCCGCGTCGCTTCGGGGCGTCCCGAAGAAGAAACCCGACGTCATGGAGACCCGCGTCGGCGGGGGCTCGCTCGCAGAGCGAGCCGAGTTCGCGTTCGGCCTGCTCGACGAGGGCGGGGAACACGAGGCGACAGACGTGTTCCGCGCCGGCGAGTACCTCGACGTCTCGGGCGTCACGAAAGGAAAGGGCACCCAGGGCCCCGTCAAGCGCTGGGGCGTCCAGAAGCGAAAGGGCAAACACGCCCGCCAGGGCTGGCGCCGACGCATCGGCAACCTCGGCCCGTGGAACCCCTCGCGCGTGCGCTCGACGGTCCCCCAGCAGGGCCAGACCGGCTACCACCAGCGCACCGAACTCAACAAGCGCCTGCTCGCGCTCGGCGAGGAGGACGACGTCAACCCCGACGGCGGTCTCGTCAACTACGGCGAGGTTTCGGGCCCCTACACGCTGATCAAGGGCTCGCTGCCGGGGCCCGACAAGCGGGTCCTCCGGTTCCGCCCCGCGATCCGGCCGAACGACCAACCGCGACTGGACCCCGAGGTCCGGTACGTCTCGACCAGTTCGAACCAGGGATAA
- a CDS encoding 30S ribosomal protein S3, producing MADEHQFIENGMQRSQIDEFFATELERAGYGGMEVAKTPMGTQIVLKAEKPGMVIGKGGKNIRKVTRQLEERFDLEDPQIDVQEVDEPDLNAQIVADRLANALERGWYFRKAGHTTIDRIMDAGALGAEIVLSGKVTGARSRVEKFNRGYVKHNGEPAEDIVDKGLGTAVMKLGTIGVNVKIIPPGAQLPDDFEIHDDAEVEDLIAETADTDEGVEEILDDVADDVPEEDQVAETADTEGEVEATEIDEEVVEEEPVDEETVEESSEEAEDEEDLELEEDIEAEAAELVAEMEAEEEGEGDN from the coding sequence ATGGCAGACGAACACCAGTTCATCGAAAACGGGATGCAGCGCTCCCAGATCGACGAGTTCTTCGCGACGGAACTCGAGCGCGCCGGCTACGGCGGCATGGAGGTCGCAAAGACCCCGATGGGGACCCAGATCGTCCTCAAAGCCGAAAAGCCCGGTATGGTGATCGGCAAGGGCGGAAAGAACATCCGCAAGGTGACCCGCCAGCTCGAGGAGCGATTCGACCTCGAAGATCCCCAGATCGACGTTCAGGAGGTCGACGAACCCGACCTGAACGCCCAGATCGTCGCCGACCGACTCGCGAACGCCCTCGAACGAGGGTGGTACTTCCGCAAAGCCGGTCACACCACGATCGACCGGATCATGGACGCCGGAGCGCTGGGCGCGGAGATCGTCCTCTCGGGCAAAGTCACGGGCGCGCGCTCGCGCGTCGAGAAGTTCAACCGTGGCTACGTCAAGCACAACGGCGAGCCCGCCGAAGACATCGTCGATAAGGGTCTCGGCACGGCCGTGATGAAACTCGGCACTATCGGCGTCAACGTCAAGATCATCCCGCCGGGTGCACAGTTGCCCGACGACTTCGAGATCCACGACGACGCCGAGGTCGAGGACCTGATCGCCGAGACTGCCGACACCGACGAGGGCGTCGAGGAGATCCTCGACGACGTCGCCGACGACGTGCCCGAGGAGGACCAGGTCGCCGAAACCGCAGACACCGAGGGCGAGGTCGAAGCGACCGAGATCGACGAGGAGGTCGTCGAAGAGGAACCCGTCGACGAGGAGACCGTCGAGGAGAGCAGCGAGGAGGCCGAGGACGAGGAAGACCTCGAACTCGAGGAGGACATCGAGGCCGAAGCGGCCGAACTCGTCGCCGAGATGGAAGCCGAAGAGGAGGGGGAGGGCGATAACTGA
- a CDS encoding 30S ribosomal protein S4e, producing MSRHQKRLSVPDSWPVERKTATYTVKARAGPHGEEGVPLLIVLRDVLGYVDSKKEAMYATNEGNVLVNGEPVSDVRRPIGMFDILGFEEREEFYRVFPDEGGRLALTPIEEGDADGKLGKIADKRQVPGGETQLQLHDGRNLRVDDGTQYSPGDSVVIDWDNEILAHFVYEEGALITAVQGQHAGDIGRVEEISVIESSAPNTVTVETDDDGFETIAEYVVVIDENFVSDEGGAEE from the coding sequence ATGAGCAGACACCAGAAACGACTCTCGGTGCCGGACTCGTGGCCGGTCGAGCGGAAAACCGCCACCTACACCGTCAAGGCCCGTGCGGGGCCCCACGGTGAAGAGGGCGTTCCGCTCTTGATCGTGCTACGGGACGTACTCGGGTACGTCGACTCGAAGAAGGAGGCAATGTACGCCACGAACGAGGGCAACGTCCTCGTCAACGGCGAACCGGTGAGCGACGTCCGGCGTCCCATCGGGATGTTCGACATCCTCGGGTTCGAGGAGCGCGAGGAGTTCTACCGCGTGTTCCCCGACGAGGGGGGCCGGCTCGCGCTGACACCCATCGAGGAGGGCGACGCCGACGGCAAACTCGGCAAGATCGCCGATAAGCGTCAGGTCCCCGGTGGCGAGACCCAACTGCAACTGCACGACGGGCGTAACCTGCGCGTCGACGACGGCACGCAGTACTCGCCCGGCGACTCGGTCGTCATCGACTGGGACAACGAGATCCTCGCACACTTCGTCTACGAGGAAGGTGCGCTGATCACCGCGGTACAGGGCCAGCACGCCGGCGACATCGGACGCGTCGAGGAGATCTCCGTGATCGAATCGAGCGCGCCGAACACCGTCACCGTCGAGACCGACGACGACGGCTTCGAGACGATCGCGGAGTACGTCGTCGTGATCGACGAGAACTTCGTGAGCGACGAGGGAGGTGCTGAGGAATGA
- a CDS encoding hemolysin family protein translates to MVDLLFSVGGLLLALFLVVLNGFFVASEFAFVRIRSTAVDTLVEDGRTGADTLAEAVDNLDDYLATTQLGITIASLGLGWVGEPAVAALIEPVLESVLPESAISLIAFGVGFGFITFLHVVFGELAPKTVAIQKAERIALLVAPPMKLFYYLFLPGIVVFNGTANFFTRLVGVSPASETEETLTEEEILLVLTRSGKEGAVEMEEVEMIERVFDLDDTAVRQVMIPRPDVVWLPADLPLSGLRPLIVEAGHTRYPVLEGENDDEVVGFVDVKDVLRAIERGEEPTARDLAREVIIIPETGRIDDLLAGFQRDRSQMAAVIDEWGSFEGIVTIEDIVEEIVGDIQDQFDVEVEQREPSVERREDGAYAIDGGVSLSNVNDALDADFERAEYETIGGLVLDRLGRVPEVGDEVAVEGYRLTVEEIDGTRISTVAVREPEEPADPEGEPEPSN, encoded by the coding sequence ATGGTAGATCTCCTGTTCTCGGTGGGCGGGTTGCTCTTGGCACTGTTTCTCGTGGTGTTGAACGGCTTTTTCGTGGCCTCGGAGTTCGCATTCGTGCGGATCCGATCGACGGCAGTCGATACCCTCGTCGAGGACGGCCGGACGGGCGCCGACACGCTGGCCGAGGCCGTCGACAACCTCGACGACTACCTCGCGACGACCCAACTGGGCATCACCATCGCCTCCCTCGGGCTTGGCTGGGTCGGCGAGCCCGCGGTCGCGGCGCTCATCGAACCCGTTCTGGAATCGGTACTTCCCGAGAGCGCCATCTCGCTGATCGCCTTCGGGGTCGGCTTCGGGTTCATCACCTTCCTGCACGTCGTCTTCGGTGAACTCGCGCCCAAAACCGTCGCGATCCAGAAGGCAGAACGGATCGCGCTGCTGGTCGCCCCGCCGATGAAGCTCTTTTATTACCTCTTCCTGCCGGGGATCGTCGTCTTCAACGGTACCGCCAATTTCTTCACCCGGCTGGTTGGCGTCTCCCCCGCTTCCGAAACCGAAGAGACCCTCACCGAGGAGGAGATCCTGCTGGTGCTGACGCGCTCGGGCAAGGAGGGCGCCGTCGAAATGGAGGAAGTCGAGATGATCGAGCGGGTCTTCGACCTCGACGACACCGCCGTCCGTCAGGTCATGATTCCCCGTCCCGACGTGGTGTGGCTTCCGGCCGATCTCCCGCTTTCGGGCCTACGCCCGCTTATCGTCGAGGCGGGTCACACCCGCTATCCCGTTCTAGAGGGCGAGAACGACGACGAAGTCGTCGGGTTCGTCGACGTCAAGGACGTGCTCCGAGCGATCGAGCGAGGCGAGGAGCCGACCGCCCGCGACCTCGCGCGCGAGGTGATCATCATCCCCGAGACGGGCCGTATCGACGACCTTCTGGCCGGGTTCCAGCGCGATCGCAGCCAGATGGCCGCGGTGATCGACGAGTGGGGCTCCTTCGAGGGGATCGTGACCATCGAGGACATCGTCGAGGAGATCGTCGGTGACATCCAAGACCAGTTCGACGTCGAGGTCGAACAGCGCGAACCCTCGGTCGAACGCCGTGAAGACGGTGCGTACGCGATCGACGGCGGGGTCTCGCTCTCGAACGTCAACGACGCGCTCGACGCCGACTTCGAACGCGCGGAGTACGAGACCATCGGTGGACTGGTGCTCGACCGGCTGGGACGAGTCCCGGAGGTCGGTGACGAAGTCGCGGTCGAGGGCTATCGCCTGACGGTCGAGGAGATCGACGGGACACGGATCTCGACGGTCGCCGTCCGGGAGCCAGAGGAGCCGGCGGACCCGGAGGGGGAACCGGAGCCCTCGAACTGA
- a CDS encoding putative RNA uridine N3 methyltransferase: MTVSILVPSSVVREAEDKREATRKLGYVARAATVFRADRLIVFPDRDGERRWGGGFVEAVLRYAATPPYLRTEVWGMRDELEYVGVLPPLRAVSRTGSGSNGSGSLRQGLVTEVGPEGRVRVNCGLQHPLSLITPPGMEVQQGERVTVRISSRRPVRAKLTEEPAGLEVERTDLPAALGRPDAGVRIATSRFGEELTTGRLPGLSARIEADGTTVAFGSPGRGLPDILDVNAEAVGDQPADGVEPGSDGSERFDLWLNTIPHQGSETVRTEEAMFASLACLTLTE; the protein is encoded by the coding sequence ATGACCGTCAGCATACTCGTGCCGTCGTCCGTGGTCCGGGAAGCCGAGGACAAACGCGAGGCGACTCGCAAACTCGGCTACGTCGCCCGCGCGGCGACCGTCTTCCGGGCCGACCGCCTGATCGTCTTCCCCGACCGCGATGGGGAACGCAGGTGGGGCGGCGGGTTCGTCGAAGCGGTACTGCGGTACGCCGCAACGCCCCCGTACCTCCGAACAGAGGTGTGGGGGATGCGGGACGAACTGGAGTATGTCGGGGTCCTGCCCCCGCTTCGCGCCGTGTCACGGACCGGCTCCGGATCGAACGGTTCGGGGTCGTTAAGACAGGGACTCGTGACCGAGGTCGGACCTGAAGGGCGCGTACGGGTCAATTGCGGACTGCAACACCCACTCTCCCTCATAACGCCTCCCGGAATGGAGGTCCAGCAGGGGGAACGCGTGACCGTCAGGATATCTTCGCGACGACCGGTCCGTGCAAAGCTCACCGAGGAGCCTGCGGGGCTCGAAGTCGAGCGCACGGACCTTCCGGCAGCACTCGGCCGCCCCGACGCGGGCGTCCGGATCGCGACTTCTCGCTTCGGCGAGGAGCTCACGACCGGACGTCTGCCGGGGCTTTCGGCGCGCATCGAAGCCGACGGAACGACCGTCGCCTTCGGTTCGCCGGGCCGCGGCCTGCCGGACATACTGGACGTGAACGCCGAGGCCGTCGGCGACCAGCCGGCGGACGGTGTCGAACCCGGTTCGGACGGATCCGAACGGTTCGACCTTTGGCTCAACACGATCCCGCATCAGGGCAGCGAGACGGTGCGAACGGAGGAAGCGATGTTCGCATCCCTCGCGTGCCTGACACTCACGGAGTGA
- the rpmC gene encoding 50S ribosomal protein L29 — protein sequence MAILHPAEIRDMTPAEREAEVEELRTELLNMKAVQAAGGAPENPGRIGELKRTIARVKTIQGEEGDDTDSTEA from the coding sequence ATGGCCATCCTTCACCCCGCGGAGATCCGCGACATGACGCCCGCAGAGCGCGAGGCCGAAGTCGAGGAACTCCGGACGGAGCTGCTGAACATGAAGGCCGTGCAGGCCGCGGGTGGCGCACCCGAGAATCCCGGACGGATCGGGGAGCTCAAGCGCACGATCGCCCGCGTGAAGACGATTCAGGGCGAGGAAGGCGACGACACCGACAGCACCGAAGCATAA
- a CDS encoding Lrp/AsnC family transcriptional regulator, with product MVTAYVMVKANTGEADRLKDAIEDISGVSEAHIVAGDVDIIAKLGVDSPAQVKEISADGIQGISGVEDTRTYIAMD from the coding sequence ATGGTCACAGCATACGTCATGGTCAAAGCGAACACGGGAGAGGCGGATCGACTCAAGGACGCCATCGAGGACATCAGCGGGGTTTCGGAGGCCCACATCGTCGCCGGGGACGTCGACATCATCGCCAAACTCGGCGTCGACTCCCCGGCACAGGTAAAGGAGATCTCCGCCGACGGCATCCAGGGGATCTCCGGCGTCGAGGACACCCGCACCTACATCGCGATGGACTGA
- a CDS encoding 30S ribosomal protein S19, translating into MSSSDYRTGQEGEFTFRGHTVDELQEMELEEVAELLPARQRRSIERGLSTEKQKLLEKAEGRDSEESANNPIRTHLRDMPIVPAFVGKTFAVYNGQEFERVEVRPEMLGHYLGEFQLTRQSVEHGQAGIGATRSSKFVPLK; encoded by the coding sequence ATGAGTTCATCAGATTACAGGACCGGACAAGAAGGCGAGTTCACCTTCCGCGGTCACACGGTCGACGAGCTGCAGGAAATGGAGCTCGAGGAAGTCGCGGAACTGCTGCCCGCACGCCAGCGGCGAAGTATCGAACGCGGTCTCTCGACGGAAAAGCAGAAACTGCTCGAGAAGGCCGAGGGACGCGATTCGGAGGAGAGCGCGAACAACCCGATCCGCACGCATCTGCGCGATATGCCGATCGTGCCGGCGTTCGTCGGCAAGACGTTCGCCGTCTACAACGGACAGGAATTCGAGCGTGTCGAGGTCCGCCCTGAGATGCTCGGGCATTACCTCGGCGAATTCCAACTCACGCGCCAGTCCGTCGAACACGGACAGGCCGGGATCGGCGCGACCCGCTCCTCGAAGTTCGTGCCACTGAAATGA
- a CDS encoding 50S ribosomal protein L14 — MEALKADVTKGLSKGALINCADNSGARELKLLSVSGYSGVKNRQPQAGVGDKVTVSVTKGTPEMRRQVLEAVVIRQRKSIRRPDGTRVKFEDNAAVIVDDAEDPRGTEIKGPIAREVAERFGSVASTATMIV, encoded by the coding sequence ATGGAGGCGCTGAAAGCCGACGTCACGAAGGGCCTGTCGAAGGGCGCGCTCATCAACTGTGCGGACAACAGCGGTGCCCGCGAGCTGAAGCTGCTCAGCGTCTCGGGCTACTCGGGCGTGAAAAACCGCCAGCCACAAGCGGGAGTCGGTGATAAGGTCACCGTCTCGGTCACGAAAGGGACCCCCGAGATGCGCCGGCAGGTCCTCGAAGCGGTCGTCATCCGCCAGCGGAAATCGATCCGCCGGCCCGACGGCACGCGCGTAAAATTCGAGGACAACGCGGCCGTCATCGTCGACGATGCGGAGGACCCCCGTGGGACCGAGATCAAAGGCCCGATCGCACGCGAGGTCGCAGAACGCTTCGGCAGCGTCGCCAGCACGGCGACGATGATCGTATAG
- the rplX gene encoding 50S ribosomal protein L24, translated as MSKQPRKQRNDAQNAPLHERHKQLHATLDGDLREEHGTRRTRVNVGDTVQIMRGDFAGETGEVVAVDLKRGVVHVEDAVLEKADGEEVPRPMEASNLRITALDLEDEVREARLTGDTE; from the coding sequence ATGAGCAAGCAACCACGCAAACAGCGAAACGACGCACAGAACGCGCCGCTGCACGAACGACACAAGCAGCTGCACGCGACGCTCGACGGCGACCTCCGTGAGGAACACGGCACCCGTCGAACCCGCGTCAACGTCGGGGACACCGTCCAGATCATGCGCGGCGATTTCGCCGGCGAGACCGGCGAGGTCGTCGCGGTCGATCTCAAACGTGGCGTCGTCCACGTCGAGGACGCGGTCCTCGAGAAGGCCGACGGCGAGGAGGTACCCCGACCGATGGAAGCGAGCAACCTCCGGATCACGGCGCTCGACCTCGAGGACGAAGTCCGCGAGGCGCGACTCACGGGTGATACTGAATGA
- the rpl4p gene encoding 50S ribosomal protein L4: MQATTLDLDGEEAGEIDLPEVFETTFRPDLIKRAVLAAQANRQQDYGADPFSGKRTSAESLGTGRGMARVPRSNGQGKRVPQAVGGRRAHPPKAEKDRTLDINTKERKLATRSAIAATTDTDLVAERGHRFGEDVSLPLVVSDEFEELIKTKEVLSFLESVGIADDIERAEDGRSVRAGRGKTRGRKYKQPKSILFVTSSEAGPSKAARNLAGVDVATAREVSAEDLAPGTHAGRLTVWTESAIEEVAGR, from the coding sequence ATGCAAGCAACAACACTCGACCTGGACGGCGAGGAGGCGGGCGAGATCGACCTGCCGGAGGTCTTCGAGACGACCTTCCGGCCGGACCTGATCAAGCGCGCCGTGCTGGCCGCTCAGGCAAACAGACAGCAGGACTACGGCGCGGATCCCTTCTCGGGCAAGCGCACCTCGGCCGAGTCGCTCGGCACGGGTCGCGGGATGGCCCGCGTGCCCCGCTCGAACGGACAGGGCAAACGCGTGCCCCAGGCCGTCGGCGGCCGGCGGGCACACCCACCGAAAGCAGAGAAGGACCGCACGCTCGATATCAACACCAAGGAACGAAAGCTCGCGACCCGAAGCGCCATCGCCGCGACGACGGACACGGACCTCGTCGCGGAGCGCGGTCACCGCTTCGGTGAGGACGTCTCCTTGCCGCTAGTGGTAAGCGACGAGTTCGAGGAGCTCATCAAGACCAAGGAGGTCCTCTCGTTTCTCGAATCGGTCGGAATCGCCGACGACATCGAGCGCGCCGAGGATGGCCGCTCGGTCCGTGCGGGTCGCGGAAAGACCCGCGGTCGGAAGTACAAACAGCCCAAGTCGATCCTCTTCGTCACCTCCAGCGAGGCCGGCCCGTCGAAGGCCGCACGCAACCTCGCCGGCGTCGACGTCGCGACCGCACGCGAGGTCAGTGCCGAGGACCTCGCGCCCGGGACGCACGCGGGTCGACTGACGGTCTGGACCGAAAGCGCGATCGAGGAGGTGGCGGGTCGATGA
- a CDS encoding DUF5813 family protein — MTDPDDALTGHAAYEPAATGHELTTTPFEAVVETDDEDGETRYRVVVRVPTLDAVVEGETVAGVVEDGWFDTLTLRLDDPEGVTTGLESIDTDVSRDGREVRVEMAFSSANPERAAENAKALTEYVEGTWVQGIVPGYEYGEPAASLLDRASRNYDDT; from the coding sequence ATGACCGATCCAGACGACGCGCTCACCGGGCACGCGGCCTACGAGCCGGCGGCGACGGGCCACGAACTGACGACGACCCCGTTCGAGGCGGTCGTCGAGACCGACGACGAGGACGGAGAGACGCGCTATCGCGTCGTGGTCCGGGTGCCGACGCTGGACGCCGTCGTCGAGGGCGAGACGGTCGCCGGGGTCGTCGAGGACGGCTGGTTCGACACCTTGACACTCCGTCTCGACGACCCCGAAGGGGTCACGACCGGTCTCGAATCGATCGACACGGACGTATCCCGGGACGGACGCGAGGTCCGCGTCGAGATGGCCTTCTCGAGTGCGAACCCCGAGCGCGCCGCCGAGAACGCGAAGGCGCTGACCGAGTACGTCGAGGGGACGTGGGTCCAGGGGATCGTCCCGGGCTACGAGTACGGCGAACCGGCGGCGTCGCTGCTGGATCGGGCGAGCCGGAACTACGACGACACGTAA
- a CDS encoding 50S ribosomal protein L22, whose amino-acid sequence MGISYSVDADPEKTAKAMLRERPMSHKHSKEVAREIKGKTAGEAIEYLEAVVAEEQSVPFKSHNSGVGHRSDVDGWDAGRYPNKVSKAFLDLLGNAVGNADHQDFDAESMTIMHVAAHKVGESPGRKPRAMGRATAWNTPQVDVELILEEPEEEN is encoded by the coding sequence ATGGGAATCAGCTACAGCGTGGACGCGGACCCGGAGAAAACGGCGAAAGCCATGCTCCGAGAGCGTCCCATGAGCCACAAGCACAGCAAGGAGGTCGCCCGCGAGATCAAGGGCAAGACCGCCGGCGAGGCCATCGAGTACCTCGAAGCGGTCGTCGCCGAGGAGCAGTCGGTCCCCTTTAAATCGCACAACAGCGGTGTTGGCCACCGTAGCGACGTCGACGGCTGGGACGCCGGTCGCTACCCGAACAAGGTCTCGAAGGCGTTTCTCGACCTGCTCGGAAACGCCGTCGGGAACGCCGACCACCAGGACTTCGACGCCGAGTCGATGACGATCATGCACGTCGCCGCCCACAAGGTCGGCGAGAGTCCGGGCCGAAAGCCCCGCGCGATGGGGCGTGCAACGGCGTGGAACACCCCACAGGTCGACGTCGAACTGATCCTCGAAGAACCGGAGGAGGAGAACTAA
- a CDS encoding 30S ribosomal protein S17, with amino-acid sequence MAIGLDVETPPEPDDPDYDYEKCPFYGELPVRGQVLEGIVASADMDKTVIVEREYDVFVPKYDRYMKRRSRVPAHVPGVLDHVSVGDRVKIAETRPLSKTKSHVVVEVTADELELGPVDPTEAADEAESEDGDVTTEAPAGEQ; translated from the coding sequence ATGGCGATAGGATTAGACGTAGAAACACCACCAGAACCGGACGATCCGGACTATGATTACGAGAAGTGTCCGTTCTACGGCGAGCTTCCCGTTCGAGGACAGGTCCTCGAGGGAATCGTCGCGAGCGCGGACATGGACAAGACCGTGATCGTCGAGCGAGAGTACGACGTCTTCGTACCGAAATACGATCGGTACATGAAGCGTCGATCGCGCGTCCCGGCCCACGTGCCGGGCGTGCTCGATCACGTCTCGGTCGGCGACCGCGTGAAGATCGCAGAGACACGCCCCCTCTCGAAGACGAAAAGCCACGTCGTGGTCGAAGTCACGGCGGACGAGCTCGAGCTCGGCCCCGTCGACCCGACGGAGGCGGCCGACGAGGCAGAAAGCGAGGACGGGGACGTAACCACCGAAGCACCAGCGGGTGAGCAGTGA
- a CDS encoding 50S ribosomal protein L2: MGRRIRGQRRGRGGSVFRAPSHRYKADLSHRRAEDGDVLTGTVVGIEHDPARSAPVADVEFEDGDRRLILVPEGVGTGEEIQIGISAEIKPGNTLPLAEIPEGVPVCNVESKAGDGGRFARASGVNATLITHDRDAAVVQLPSGEVKRLSPECRATIGVVAGGGRTEKPMVKAGNKYHKMKARGSKWPRVSGVAMNAVDHPFGGGGRQHPGRPKSVSSDAPPGRKVGDISSKRTGRGGNK; the protein is encoded by the coding sequence ATGGGGCGACGAATCAGAGGCCAGCGGCGTGGCCGGGGTGGATCGGTGTTTCGCGCACCCTCCCACCGGTACAAAGCGGACCTCTCCCACCGACGCGCGGAGGACGGGGACGTGCTCACCGGGACGGTCGTCGGCATCGAACACGACCCCGCACGCAGCGCGCCCGTCGCGGACGTGGAGTTCGAGGACGGCGACCGGCGCCTGATCCTCGTTCCCGAGGGCGTGGGCACCGGCGAGGAGATCCAGATCGGCATCAGCGCGGAGATCAAGCCCGGTAACACCCTGCCGCTTGCTGAAATCCCCGAGGGAGTTCCGGTCTGTAACGTCGAGTCGAAAGCCGGCGACGGCGGTCGATTCGCGCGGGCGAGCGGCGTCAACGCGACGCTGATCACCCACGACCGGGACGCCGCAGTGGTCCAGCTTCCAAGCGGCGAGGTCAAACGGCTCTCACCCGAGTGTCGGGCGACGATCGGCGTCGTCGCGGGCGGCGGACGGACCGAAAAGCCGATGGTCAAAGCCGGGAACAAGTACCACAAGATGAAAGCGCGCGGGAGCAAGTGGCCCCGCGTCAGCGGCGTTGCGATGAACGCCGTCGACCACCCGTTCGGTGGCGGCGGCCGCCAGCACCCCGGGCGGCCCAAAAGCGTCTCCTCGGACGCACCGCCGGGACGGAAAGTCGGCGATATCTCGTCGAAACGGACGGGCCGAGGTGGTAACAAATGA
- a CDS encoding 50S ribosomal protein L23, translating into MTIQHPLITEKAMNDMDFENKLQFIVDMDATKPQIREAIGEQYDVAVTKVNTQVTMNGTKKATVRLSEDDDAQEVASRIGVF; encoded by the coding sequence ATGACGATCCAGCACCCCCTCATCACGGAGAAGGCGATGAACGACATGGACTTCGAGAACAAGCTCCAGTTCATCGTCGACATGGACGCGACTAAGCCACAGATCCGTGAGGCCATTGGCGAGCAGTACGACGTCGCGGTCACCAAGGTAAACACGCAAGTAACCATGAACGGAACCAAGAAGGCGACCGTCCGACTCTCCGAGGACGACGACGCACAGGAAGTCGCCTCCCGAATCGGGGTGTTCTAG